A portion of the Sphaerochaeta pleomorpha str. Grapes genome contains these proteins:
- a CDS encoding tyrosine-type recombinase/integrase has translation MKWKHVIINEQRNGLLIEEAVKDDDTTGTTKTGKARVVVLCQRAEEYLEHCKASTPFSDSDDLIFYGNNGNRHIMGKTLQNRFQKALQKAEIKTDGRNLVIHSFRHSYNTLLRNVLPIDILQATTGHSSESMTERYNHPSLKDSYSRILEHEDAFDKLF, from the coding sequence TTGAAGTGGAAGCATGTAATCATTAATGAACAGCGAAACGGATTATTGATTGAGGAAGCTGTAAAGGATGATGATACCACAGGCACAACCAAGACAGGGAAAGCAAGAGTGGTAGTATTGTGCCAGAGAGCCGAGGAGTATCTGGAACATTGCAAAGCGAGTACGCCTTTCTCAGATTCAGATGATTTAATCTTCTATGGCAACAATGGCAACAGGCATATTATGGGGAAAACGCTGCAGAACAGATTCCAGAAGGCTCTACAGAAAGCAGAGATTAAGACCGATGGTAGGAATCTTGTAATTCATAGTTTCCGCCATAGCTATAATACCCTACTCAGAAATGTTCTCCCGATTGATATTCTCCAAGCGACCACAGGTCATAGTTCAGAGAGCATGACAGAACGCTACAACCATCCCTCCCTGAAGGATAGTTATAGCAGGATACTTGAGCATGAAGATGCTTTTGATAAGCTTTTTTGA
- a CDS encoding tripartite tricarboxylate transporter permease codes for MLLTVISDVFNFQILLFIIIGVFTGICIGSLPGLTATMGVALVLPLTFGMDAAPGILLLIGVYVGAIYGGSISAILLRTPGTPAAAATVLDGYEFSKRGESGRALGISTISSFIGGLVSVAALWLISPQLAKLALKFSAPEFFLLAVFGLSIISSISGNSLAKGLLCGALGISLSFIGIDSITGYPRFTFNNINLLSGMSFIPVMIGLFAMSQAFSTVENIFSADEVSQKVTKVWPTRSDWKIIFKTAPISGVIGTLIGIVPGAGAEIGAFVSYSQAKRFSKYPELFGTGIPDGVAAPEAGNNGVTGGALIPMLTMGVPGDAVAAILIGALTVQGLQPGPLLFTEHTTLVYSIFLGMFVANCTMLILGLSCLKLFVKVLSVPKTILTPMIFILCIVGSYAINTSFFDVGVMLFFGILGFFMQKADISVSPAVLGIILGPMAESNFRRALLMSEGSYTIFFSSTITIVFIALIVFTLFMPYVSAYIKSRKKTA; via the coding sequence ATGTTGCTTACCGTTATTTCCGATGTTTTTAACTTCCAGATTCTACTTTTCATAATCATAGGCGTATTTACGGGAATTTGTATCGGTTCACTTCCGGGGCTGACCGCTACCATGGGTGTTGCCTTGGTACTTCCCCTCACCTTTGGCATGGATGCCGCCCCTGGCATTTTGCTTTTGATCGGTGTATATGTCGGAGCCATCTACGGCGGCTCGATATCAGCCATCCTCCTCAGGACTCCTGGCACTCCCGCTGCCGCTGCAACAGTCTTGGACGGTTATGAATTCTCAAAACGGGGCGAAAGTGGCAGGGCCCTGGGCATTTCCACGATCTCATCCTTTATTGGCGGCCTTGTCAGTGTAGCCGCCCTTTGGCTTATCTCCCCACAGTTGGCAAAGCTTGCCTTGAAATTCAGCGCCCCTGAATTCTTCCTCCTTGCGGTTTTCGGGTTGAGTATCATCTCAAGCATCTCGGGAAACTCACTTGCAAAAGGATTGTTGTGCGGCGCTCTCGGCATTTCGCTTTCCTTCATAGGAATCGACAGTATCACAGGGTATCCCCGTTTCACCTTCAATAATATCAACCTGCTCAGCGGCATGTCTTTCATTCCGGTCATGATCGGTCTTTTCGCTATGTCCCAGGCTTTCTCGACGGTTGAAAATATTTTTTCAGCCGATGAGGTTTCCCAGAAAGTCACCAAGGTATGGCCAACCAGATCTGATTGGAAAATCATTTTCAAGACGGCTCCGATCAGCGGAGTTATCGGGACATTGATTGGCATTGTCCCTGGAGCTGGGGCTGAGATTGGTGCTTTCGTATCCTACAGCCAGGCAAAGAGGTTCTCAAAATATCCTGAGTTGTTTGGAACCGGTATCCCCGACGGAGTCGCGGCCCCAGAGGCTGGCAACAACGGTGTCACCGGAGGAGCCTTGATCCCGATGTTGACCATGGGCGTCCCTGGTGATGCAGTTGCTGCAATTCTAATCGGTGCCCTCACTGTCCAGGGATTGCAACCCGGGCCGCTATTGTTCACCGAACATACAACGTTAGTGTATTCGATATTCCTAGGTATGTTCGTTGCCAACTGTACCATGCTTATCCTGGGTCTTTCGTGCTTAAAGTTATTTGTTAAGGTTCTTTCGGTACCGAAGACAATATTAACCCCGATGATTTTCATACTTTGTATTGTTGGTTCATATGCAATCAACACGAGCTTCTTTGATGTTGGGGTTATGTTGTTCTTCGGTATCCTTGGTTTTTTCATGCAAAAAGCCGATATATCAGTCTCCCCTGCAGTCCTTGGAATCATCCTCGGACCAATGGCAGAGTCAAATTTCAGACGGGCTCTTCTCATGTCTGAGGGAAGCTATACTATTTTCTTCTCATCTACAATTACAATTGTCTTTATCGCTTTGATCGTATTCACTTTGTTTATGCCCTATGTTTCGGCATATATCAAGTCAAGGAAAAAAACAGCCTGA
- a CDS encoding tripartite tricarboxylate transporter TctB family protein, whose amino-acid sequence MRKANFIVSGVFIAFAIFIIAIAIGYPPSNHGVPGPGMFPIIVASLIIIASLTLFLATLKMPKSQDTAIDLVSPKVMNVYITMAGLIVYVVLLPNVGFISTTSVMLFLFIKWFSKRSWWKCAIISVIFTLAIYGLFGSVLNVPMRYGFLV is encoded by the coding sequence ATGAGAAAAGCTAATTTCATTGTATCAGGTGTTTTTATTGCATTTGCCATATTTATTATTGCCATTGCCATTGGGTATCCACCAAGTAACCATGGGGTCCCCGGTCCCGGGATGTTCCCGATTATCGTTGCGTCCTTGATTATTATCGCTTCACTGACTTTGTTCCTTGCAACACTCAAGATGCCGAAATCACAGGATACTGCAATTGACTTGGTCTCACCCAAAGTAATGAATGTCTATATTACGATGGCTGGGTTGATTGTCTATGTGGTACTTCTCCCCAATGTAGGGTTTATCTCCACGACATCGGTAATGCTTTTCTTGTTCATTAAATGGTTCAGCAAGCGGTCCTGGTGGAAATGTGCCATTATCTCAGTCATATTCACATTGGCTATTTACGGTTTGTTCGGCTCTGTCCTGAATGTACCGATGCGCTATGGATTTCTGGTGTAA
- a CDS encoding Bug family tripartite tricarboxylate transporter substrate binding protein, protein MRKLFVLISVLALVCGSAFANGTAEVSADTYPSGPVSVIVPYSAGGGTDLVARALVDAAKDSFPKNIAVENRTGGGGAVGMSYAANAKADGSVIGMITVELVTLPHTGTGAGLYYDQFKPIMMVNSAYSAVTVKADAPWNTLNEFLDAAKSKTMKIGNSGVGAIWHLAAAGLAKTANVTFNHIPFDGAAPAITSLLGGHIDAVTVSYAEVASQVAAGNLKVLAVLAPERIAATPDIPTAKELGYDVAIGTWRGLGVPKDTPDAIVNKIYTIFNTAAKSDSFVAFMNKSNNIIDVMDSASFQKKLVVDNDMFKALINELGLKQQ, encoded by the coding sequence ATGAGAAAACTTTTTGTACTCATCTCCGTTCTCGCTCTGGTTTGTGGCTCAGCATTCGCTAACGGAACTGCTGAAGTATCGGCTGATACCTATCCGTCAGGACCTGTATCTGTAATTGTCCCTTATTCCGCTGGTGGCGGAACTGATTTGGTTGCCCGTGCCCTCGTTGACGCAGCGAAGGACTCCTTTCCTAAGAATATCGCTGTTGAAAACAGGACTGGCGGTGGTGGAGCTGTAGGCATGTCCTATGCTGCCAATGCAAAAGCTGATGGCAGTGTAATCGGAATGATAACTGTTGAATTGGTCACCCTCCCCCACACCGGAACCGGTGCAGGTCTGTATTATGATCAATTCAAACCTATCATGATGGTAAACAGTGCCTACAGTGCAGTAACGGTTAAAGCTGATGCTCCCTGGAACACGCTCAATGAGTTCCTCGATGCAGCAAAAAGCAAGACCATGAAAATCGGTAACTCAGGCGTCGGAGCCATCTGGCACCTCGCAGCCGCTGGCCTTGCCAAAACTGCCAACGTAACATTCAACCACATCCCGTTTGACGGTGCTGCCCCTGCAATTACGAGTCTGCTGGGTGGACATATTGATGCAGTAACGGTTAGCTATGCTGAAGTAGCTTCCCAGGTTGCCGCTGGTAATCTCAAGGTTTTGGCAGTTCTGGCTCCAGAGCGCATTGCTGCTACTCCCGATATCCCAACCGCAAAAGAACTTGGTTATGATGTTGCCATCGGAACCTGGAGAGGACTTGGCGTTCCCAAGGATACTCCGGATGCCATCGTTAACAAGATCTACACCATTTTCAATACTGCTGCCAAGTCTGACTCTTTTGTTGCCTTTATGAACAAGAGCAACAATATCATTGACGTTATGGACAGTGCTTCTTTCCAAAAGAAACTGGTTGTTGACAATGATATGTTCAAAGCCTTGATCAATGAGCTGGGTCTTAAACAGCAATAA
- a CDS encoding bifunctional 4-hydroxy-2-oxoglutarate aldolase/2-dehydro-3-deoxy-phosphogluconate aldolase, translating into MGKKESVLQKIGETKVISIIRGIKEEHATRLIDALLEGGIQCLEITMNTPGALKMIEEARQRSNILVGAGTVLTLDDAKKAIDAGAQFILSPCLSVEIIRYCNERDILPVPGIFSPTELFIAKEAGAELIKVFPVGTVGPQFIKDLLGPFAGLKLLPVGGVATDNTAAFMKAGAYAVGVGSSLASPSLSESGNFQEITKRAKEFITQANCL; encoded by the coding sequence ATGGGAAAGAAAGAATCTGTATTACAAAAGATTGGTGAGACCAAGGTCATATCCATTATCCGGGGAATCAAGGAAGAGCATGCTACGAGGCTCATCGATGCATTGCTAGAGGGTGGAATCCAATGCCTGGAGATTACGATGAACACTCCCGGAGCCCTGAAAATGATAGAAGAGGCCAGGCAACGAAGCAATATTCTAGTTGGGGCAGGAACTGTACTGACGCTTGACGATGCAAAAAAGGCCATTGATGCAGGAGCCCAGTTTATTCTATCCCCATGCTTGTCGGTGGAAATAATTCGCTACTGCAATGAAAGGGATATTCTCCCGGTCCCTGGAATCTTTAGCCCGACTGAGCTCTTTATCGCAAAAGAAGCCGGGGCAGAATTGATCAAGGTATTCCCGGTAGGTACGGTAGGTCCCCAATTCATCAAAGATCTTCTGGGACCCTTTGCTGGATTGAAACTACTTCCAGTAGGTGGCGTTGCAACCGATAACACGGCTGCTTTCATGAAGGCCGGGGCCTATGCTGTCGGGGTAGGTTCTTCCCTTGCAAGTCCTTCACTTTCTGAATCTGGCAATTTTCAAGAGATAACAAAACGCGCAAAGGAATTCATCACGCAGGCTAATTGTTTGTAA
- a CDS encoding sugar kinase, translating into MIEVVTIGETMVAFIPNSNTYLRYVNSFGKVTAGAESNVSVGLSKLGHTSGWISKLGDDEFGEFILRELRGEGVDTSRVLRTNLAPTGIMFKQLSSDKESSVFYYRKGSAASLLCPEDLDEEYIKQARILLISGITPALSNSCKETVLRAIEIARANKVLVCFDPNIRRKLWNEDAARMTLLPILSLSDIVLLGDDEANILLGETDQEKIVEALRKLNVRWIAVKKGKEGAYVADSENEFSIPIFPMKVVDTIGAGDAFNAGFISGLLENRPVEECGKMASIMGAFAVSSPGDVEGLPNRKTFDRVASNIKETQR; encoded by the coding sequence ATGATAGAAGTTGTTACAATCGGAGAGACAATGGTAGCTTTCATTCCAAACTCCAATACCTATTTAAGGTATGTAAATTCATTTGGAAAAGTAACTGCCGGCGCAGAAAGCAATGTTTCGGTGGGACTCTCGAAACTTGGACACACGAGCGGCTGGATCAGCAAGCTCGGTGATGATGAATTCGGTGAGTTCATCTTACGTGAATTGCGTGGGGAAGGAGTCGATACTTCCAGGGTACTCCGAACAAATTTAGCACCTACGGGAATTATGTTCAAACAGCTATCCTCTGATAAGGAATCATCGGTTTTTTATTATCGCAAGGGCTCTGCTGCCAGCTTGCTTTGCCCTGAAGACCTCGATGAGGAATATATCAAACAAGCCAGAATCCTGCTTATTTCAGGTATTACGCCTGCATTGAGTAATTCCTGTAAAGAAACAGTGCTCAGGGCAATTGAAATTGCCAGAGCCAATAAAGTCCTCGTTTGTTTTGACCCCAATATCAGAAGGAAGCTATGGAACGAGGATGCAGCAAGGATGACATTATTACCGATATTGTCTTTGAGCGACATAGTCCTTCTCGGTGATGATGAGGCCAATATTCTTCTAGGGGAAACCGACCAAGAAAAAATCGTTGAAGCTCTCAGGAAACTCAACGTACGCTGGATTGCTGTAAAAAAAGGTAAAGAAGGCGCATATGTGGCAGATTCAGAAAACGAATTTTCCATACCCATTTTCCCTATGAAGGTTGTAGATACCATCGGAGCAGGGGATGCTTTCAATGCAGGCTTTATAAGCGGACTTCTGGAAAATCGACCAGTAGAGGAATGTGGCAAGATGGCTTCGATAATGGGAGCCTTCGCGGTTTCAAGTCCAGGTGATGTCGAAGGCCTTCCGAATAGGAAGACTTTCGACCGTGTTGCCTCAAATATCAAAGAAACACAACGATAG